GCTTGTCAATTTGGGAAGCAAAATAGAATGCCATTTCCACGATCAACTTGGCGAGCAACACACAAGCTCCAGTTAATTCATACGGATGTAGCTGGTCCCTTAAGCACACCATCACTAAATGGCAGCAGATACTATCTGctatttattgatgattactCCCGTATGTGCTGGATATATTTCATGAAGTTCAAGTCAGAGGTGGCTGGCATCTTATGGAAATTCAAGAAAAACGTGGAGAACCAAAGTGGCAGCAGCATTCAAGCCATACGGTCTGACAATGGCAAAGAGTATACCTCAGCCGAATTCAACCGTTACTGTGAAGATGCTGGTATTGAACACCAGCTAACAACCCCCTATACTCCAGAACAGAATGGGGTAAGTGAAAGGCGTAATCGATATGTCATGGAGATGGTGAGAAGCATGATGCATGAGAAGAATCTACCCAAAATGCTGTGGGCAGAAGCTGCTAACACAACAGTGTTCATCCAGAATCGACTTCCAACATCAGTGTTGGCAGAAATGACACCCTTTGAGATGTGGTATAATTATAAGCCTTCCTTGCGTTTCCTTAAAATTTTTGGTTGTGTATGTTTTGTACATGTTCCACAGATTAAGAGGGACAAGCTTGACAAGAAAGCCATCAAAGGAATTTTTGTTGGCTATAGCACAATTTCTAAAGCCTACAAGGTTTATCATCCTCAAAGTCAGAAAATTGCTATTACAAGGGATGTCACATTTCATGAAGATGCACAGTGGGAGTGGGTTGATTCACAGGAGAGCATGCTGATTAATAATCAAATTCAGCCCTTGCAAGATAAATTGATTGACTCCGAATCAATTGATGATGAACCAGTCAGGGGTACTCGatcaattgaagaaatttatcaAAGGAGCAATGTTGTTGTGTGCGAACCTGACAACTATGAAGAAGCTCAACAAAATCCATCATGGCAGAAGGCAATGGAAGAAGAAATCTTCATGATCGAGAAGAACAAGACGTGGGAACTTGTTGACAGACCTGGAgacaaaaacatcattggcgTAAAATGGATTTTCAGAACCAAATTGAACGCTGACAGTTCAATCAACAAATTCAAAGCCAGGCTCGTTGTCAAGGGATATGCTCAAGTGTATGGGGTTGATTATTCAAACACATTTGCCCCAGTAGCAAGGATGGACACTATCCGATTGCTACTTGCTGTTGCAGCACATAAAAACTGGAAGGTGTTCCAGTTGGACGTCAAATCTGCCTTCTTGAATGGTGTTCTTCAAGAAGAAATTTACGTTGAACAACCTGCTGGATTTGTTGTTCAAGGCAAAGCTGACAAGGTGTATTTGTTGAAGAAGGCACTCTATGGATTAAAACAGGCACCAAGGGCCTGGTATGGAAGAATTGATGAGTACTTGACAGGTTTTGGTTTCCAGAGAAGCCCCTCTGAATCAACTCTCTATGTGAACAAAATTGAAGGTGATGTTCTAATTGTGTCACTGTATGTTGATGACCTTCTTGTGACTGGGAGTAATTTGCAGCAAATCGAAAGGTTCAAGCAGGATATGATGCAAGCTTTCGAGATGAGTGATCTTGGGCTCATGAGTTTCTTTCTCGGCATGGAGATCAAGCAAGACAGGAGAAATTTTTATTGGACAAGAAAAATATGCAaaggaaattttgaagaaatttcaaATGGAAAATTGCAAGCCAACTGCAACTCCAATGAATCAGAAGGACAAGTTCAGCAAGGATGATGGTACTGCCAAGGTAGATGAAGAAAGGTTCAGAAGCTTAATTGGTTGCTTGCTGTATTTAACAGCAACCAGACCTGACATATTATATGCAACCAATCTTCTTGCTCATTTCATGCACTGTCCAAGCGAGTTGCACATGAGGGCAGCCAAAAGAGTTTTGAGATACATCAAAGGAACATGCAATTTTGGAGTCAAATTTACAGTGTCAAAAGCTGAAGTTGCATGGTTTCTCTGACAGTGATTGGGGTGGATTTTTTGATGACATGAAAAGTACTTCGGggttttgtttcaatttagGATCAACTGTGTTTTCATGGTCATCTAAGAAGCAAAGCATTGTCGCTCAATCAACTGCGGAGGCTGAGTTCATAGCTGCAACTGCAACAGTCAATCAAGCACTATGGATTAAAAAATTGCTATGTGATTTATAGATGAAGGAGCAAGAAGCAACTGAAATTTCAGTTGACAATCAAGCAGCCATAGCAATTTCTCACAATCTAGTGTTCCACGGGAAAACCAAACATTTCAACATCAAGCTATACTTTGTTCGTGATGTGCAGAAAAATGGTGATGTTGAATTGATTTATTGTAGAACCGAAGATCAAGTGGCAGACTTGTTTACCAAAGCACTCCCTGCAAATCGGTTTGAATTTCTAACCAGGATGATTGGGGTTTGCAGCCCTTAATgcaaggaggagtgttgaaATTTATTGCCTTAAGTTGCTGACGTGTTGCTTGAAGACCAGTTCAGCTcatgtgttgtttttatttctgcTAGAATAAAGGATTGAACAAGTCCTTAGGTGAATTGTTAGTAGTGGCGAAATGTAAGCCAAACGTGGCAGTAGTGTtgcttaattttagtttttctgtttattttccTTCTATAAATCAGTGTAATTGATTGCTGTAAAAATGTGCAATAATCCTTATCATTATCCAGTTTTTCATGCAATAAACATCCCctgttcaaattcaaatttctggTGTTGATCTACAGTACCAAACAGTCACTGTAGGGATCaaagtcttttatttttctgcttctCGGTTCTTCACTTATTCTGCAAAAGTATTTTCAAAACCAAACTCTGTATCTCACTAATTACCGTTACATAGTCAAATTGCATGGACATGGAATTGAAGCAAATTACTAATGGAAGACATTTTTGTTATGATGCCTTGTACAATCCCTTCCGTGTTTATtagcataaaaattaaattaagctgTGTTCATGATTGCTGAGTTTGGCTATGAACTCCTAGTTCATAGAACTAATGAGTTTCCGTTTAAGATTTTCAGGGCTATGCGAAAATTTAGACTTCTTTTGCCAGCCACGGAACTGAAAGTTTGTGCAGAAACTTCACAAGAAAGTTCCTTACATACACCAGAAGATCTCAGTCTTTGTTCAAGGTTAAACTACATACGTACGATTAATGTCTAGCTCATGTCCGAGCGATCCTAATGCTGGAATACTCTTATGCTTCATAGACACAAGTGATACCTGTGATTTTGGAGTCCTGTTCTGCTGGCTCGTTTCTGAATTATCTGGCGTTGATCCACCCCCCTTGTTGGGTAAAAGCCCTTCCTTGTCTATTTGGAGGACTTCAGGGTCCAATATCAAGCTTGGCAGTGGCTGTAGGATTTACTTTTCTAGCGATGAAGTATGGCTCGGGCGACGGTGTTGACTCCAAAAGAACTCCAGGCTGGAACGCTGGGGTTTCTTTCTTGTATGTAGTAATGGCACCGCTTAAACCTATGAAACTGGGTTTTGATGAAAATGAGTGACGCCAAGTAAAGTGGGTTTTTCTCACCTAAAAAAGGAGAGGATGTCGTGCCTCTATCCACCGGCATCCTTATGACCGCCGAGTAAAATGCGTTTGCCGGGAGTCGAACCCGGGTCTATTGCTTGGAAGGCAATTATCCTAACCGTTGGACTACAAACGCTTTTGTTGACTGATCACTGTgtttaggataattttagaaaaaataaataattttaaaaaaatccttaaagatAGTCCGTCCGTCGGGTCAACTCTCAATTTGATTTGTCAAGAAATCCGATTTTAGGtcagattataaaattaatctattgGTTTGATTactatgatttttaaattgacgggggcaaaaaaaacaaaagaggctCATATAAGATGAGGCACCCTCTTCCTCTTCAGAATCTAGATTTTCCAATACTTGTaggtccaaaaacaaaaacagcatATTATTGAtgcgatttaattttttttttatgttttaaaagtatttttaaaaaaatttaattttttaaattttaaattaatatatttttagtatttttaaattattttgatgtgctgatatcaaaaataatttttaaaaaattaaaaaaacatcattatcatatattttgatacaaaagTTATTTGAGAATCAACCGCAATTAAAATTGTCAAACAAGTTATCGGTATATGAATGGAAATTTTATAGCTGGAAAATAGATATTATGGAGATGTAAATTTTCTATTATAATGGAGGTAGCTAGCTAGTTTTATTACTTCTATTCGAACCTAACCTACTGTCTGAGAATAGTTTTCTGAAGCTGCAAGATGTGTTCAACATTTCCAGTTTCTACAACGGAATGAGCAGGCATGTGTAATTTCCTTGGTTATTGGAAGAAATCATTTCCAGTTTCTATCTTTAAACACTAACCAAACGCAACCTTATAGAATGGAAAGTaacatgcatacacattttcaGCTGAAAATCTACTCATGCTCGCTGTCTGAAATAGTGTCTTGCATTGCAAGTTAATTCGGTCTTCGATAAGAACATCTAGGAATCAAAAGCTTTCACACATTCCACTCAAAAGAGTCCTTAAAACACAGTACTCGCAATTTCTTCTAGTTCGAAAGAAAATACCATTGCTAAGAACTCTTGTCAATGGATCTCTTGTCGAATAATAATTTGGAAATCACGACgcataataagaaaatgaaaggtaGAAGACACATCTTAATTGGATTATCTTTCTCCTGACGAGTATACGTATACTCCACAGTGGAATAAACACATTGCCACACAGCACCAGCCAATCCAGAATACTCAACAATAGTGCCAACAGGCTTTCTAGTTGCGGAAGTATGAAGTGGCAATATTGGCCTCATGCCCGCCCATATAATTCTTTCCTTTGGAGCCATGTGAATGAGTTCAGCGGCAGCAAGAAGCAAAGCTACAAATGCCAAGACCATGCCAATTAATGCATAACCCATCTGGTCAAAAACCGCAGATGCAATCTCTAGGATTAAGTTTGTCACCAGCAAAGTCCATCCTGATATTTCCTGTACAAGAAAGTGGTTAAATGTAAACAAGGCAGTTAAGAAAATCTCACCAATTCTCAAAAGCGTTGTTTCCATAGTTCTTACTCTATGACGTGAACTTTCTCCAGCATCCAGCAGCTGTTCTGCCTCTACAGTAATGGTCACATGCTGCACAATCCACAATGACATAATGTAAGATAATTGATAATACACAAAACAATACAATTATGACTGGCAGAGACTCATAATGTGAGATTATCTCATCTACACTATATATCACCTGGTTCGCATCATTATCATTCATCGAGTCGTCTTGGCTAGGGACAGATGGAGCAAGATTTTCAACAAGATTATCTGCAAAGTTGGCCAAATATCCATATATAGGTTGTGATATCAACCTTcgaagaattattttaaaaagaagacaGACAAAAAGGAATTCCATGTGTTTAGATATATAATTTGCTTTCATGCATGATttatcttaaatattaaaaaataatataaattatatattgaatcccactgttttttattaaactagttctttaatataatattaaagtatTAATAGCAACATACCATTTGCTTCTAACTCTGGAAGAGGCTGCTGCGTGTTCCGCGAAGCTAAGGAAGGTAACTGCATtatcaaaacacattaaatatttttcatggaagTCGTGGTGGGAATTGgaaaattcttaaaatcaagagtttcaaaagaaataaagtatAGACCTTCtccattaaattttcatttccaaTTAATCCTTGAAGAGGCTGGTCATTCCACGAACTTGACTCAGGCTGCATGCAtcatcaaaacatcaaatatttttcatggaagTCGAGgtgaaaattagaaaattctgaaaatcaaaagtttttcaaaagaataagagCATAGACCTGATCCTCCCTTGGAAATTCTGGAACAGTCTGGTTATTCCCCGAAGCTAACTCCGGAAACTGCattatcaaaacattaaatatttttcatgtgagTATGGTGGAAATCGGGAAATGctgaaaatcaaaagtttaaggtaAGTGaagcttaaataaaaaaaccatctcaacttaaaattttaataaaatcaaaatataatttatatcatttttaatatctttttttccaagtaaaaaaattatttgtttaattttattaattagagtaaaaatattatgatttgaactcataattatttgattattataattttaatatcatattaaaaaattatatcaactaaaaaattttaattattaaataaaattttaagatgttaACAGGTtagagttcgagtcagggcgtgcatCTCTTATAAAAGCTTGGAATAACCAGGGTTTCACTCACTCACCTTGATTAATAAAAGATGctttatgaaaagtttttctcgaatctaaaaaaaaaagaaaaaaagaaaaaaaaagaggaggttAGACACGAATTGAAGGTACTTTTTCCAGCCGGCGCAAATCATTATCGCTTAATGACAACCAGCAGCCTGTTAGGCACCAACGAATAATAGGAAAGCTGAAGAGTTTCTTCAGTATGCTAGGATCTAAGATTGATGCCAATACCACAAACCAGAAATGCATATTAGGTATCATGTGACTCAAaagtaattgttaatattacaattaaaaaaaaaactataatgttatttaaaaactatggtaaaattgaattttaatttaaatattattttatttatagtgtattttaataaaaaaaaattatttgataaaaaaaaaaaactgaagagcTATAGAAAGAGGCTAGGCATCTCAGCTGCATGcctgatcttcttcttcttctttttattttttttaaataaaataaataatatgtcaTTCATTTTATATGTACGTGTAAACAAATCACATCATGTTATTTACTAGTTAAGATTTTAAGGTAGCTAAAAAATTAGAATCccagtttttaaaatttgaaattttattattaaataaaattttaagatgttaACAGGTTAGACACGAATTGAAGGTACTTTTTACCAGCCGGCGGAAATCATTATCGCTCAAGGTA
This genomic interval from Populus alba chromosome 1, ASM523922v2, whole genome shotgun sequence contains the following:
- the LOC118049751 gene encoding uncharacterized protein produces the protein MKIEGVEMKWEATEPERDGAVRTLGLRRRRAPEQPFRVFDPLRNLSSLKVFKLQYEPVYRSPIKHMPASAGPRHWMQVSDIDLSNLEILPEIVRSFFDQAHDKILDSIAAFLSHFFPLESVTLSDNDFRRLIREKLFIKHLLLIKFPELASGNNQTVPEFPREDQPESSSWNDQPLQGLIGNENLMEKLPSLASRNTQQPLPELEANDNLVENLAPSVPSQDDSMNDNDANQHVTITVEAEQLLDAGESSRHREISGWTLLVTNLILEIASAVFDQMGYALIGMVLAFVALLLAAAELIHMAPKERIIWAGMRPILPLHTSATRKPVGTIVEYSGLAGAVWQCVYSTVEYTYTRQEKDNPIKMCLLPFIFLLCVVISKLLFDKRSIDKSS